From Rhodobium gokarnense, a single genomic window includes:
- a CDS encoding ABC transporter permease, producing the protein MTTPAPTSAQRAANGLVWGFVALVLVFLYAPMVPPVLRSFAGASAETGGLFVSYRAIFEDPLLIGGIWNTVMIGAIVAVVTPVLALAIAQALREWQKPRLILGLVLLPLFVPGVSMGVAMAVFFKVLGVEPSLLTMSVVQILWALPFATLVIMTVMASFEQTYLEAAYVLGSNRFAAFWKVELPCIRQGLFGAAAFSLILSFNETIRTSIVQGGRNTVQTYLWSQYQQVGLSPALYALMTLLIVATLALMAGIVVITRRRQLS; encoded by the coding sequence ATGACGACGCCGGCACCGACATCCGCGCAGCGCGCCGCCAACGGCCTCGTCTGGGGCTTCGTCGCCCTGGTGCTCGTCTTCCTCTATGCGCCGATGGTGCCGCCGGTGCTGCGCTCGTTCGCCGGTGCCTCGGCGGAGACCGGCGGTCTGTTCGTCAGCTACCGGGCGATTTTTGAGGACCCGCTCCTCATCGGCGGCATCTGGAACACCGTCATGATCGGCGCCATCGTCGCCGTGGTTACGCCCGTTCTGGCACTGGCGATCGCCCAGGCGCTGCGCGAATGGCAGAAGCCGCGGCTGATCCTCGGCCTCGTGCTGTTGCCGCTGTTCGTTCCCGGCGTCAGCATGGGCGTTGCCATGGCCGTGTTCTTCAAGGTGCTCGGCGTCGAGCCGTCGCTGCTCACCATGAGCGTCGTCCAGATCCTCTGGGCGCTGCCGTTCGCGACGCTGGTCATCATGACGGTGATGGCGAGTTTCGAGCAGACCTATCTGGAGGCCGCCTATGTGCTCGGCTCCAACCGCTTCGCCGCGTTCTGGAAGGTGGAGCTGCCCTGCATCCGCCAGGGGCTGTTCGGGGCGGCGGCGTTCTCGCTGATCCTCTCCTTCAACGAGACCATCCGCACCTCGATCGTCCAGGGCGGCCGCAATACCGTGCAGACCTATCTCTGGTCCCAATATCAGCAGGTGGGCCTCAGCCCGGCGCTCTATGCGCTGATGACCTTGCTGATTGTCGCAACGCTCGCTCTTATGGCAGGGATCGTCGTCATTACCCGACGGCGCCAACTCTCCTGA
- a CDS encoding LysR family transcriptional regulator, with protein sequence MRYRQIEAFRYVMVTGTTTGAADAMAITQPAVSRLIADLEADLGFRLFNRVKGRLAPTTEALRFYQGVEQFYMGLDHVERVAEQIRTQRPADLKVCATPALATYIFPEAVKRFRVDHPEVSLVIEGFSSSEIVTRLQTHLSHLAVTLAFPEVTGIVQEPLMEASHVCAVHESHRLAQKEVVTPEDFIGEDVLRILPSGLVNWNRVAKILSDAGVDYERGIGIQNSHTGYGLVAAGLAIALIEPFAAPTWLNNGVVIRPFEPKVTFQYVIAHAQSLQQTDTQRAFAEIVRDLCQGP encoded by the coding sequence ATGCGCTACCGACAGATCGAAGCCTTCCGCTATGTGATGGTGACCGGCACCACCACCGGTGCCGCCGACGCCATGGCGATCACCCAGCCGGCCGTCAGCCGCCTGATCGCGGACCTGGAGGCCGATCTCGGCTTTCGCCTGTTCAATCGGGTCAAGGGCCGGCTGGCGCCGACCACGGAGGCGCTGCGCTTCTACCAGGGCGTCGAGCAGTTCTATATGGGCCTCGACCATGTGGAGCGGGTGGCCGAACAGATCCGCACCCAGCGGCCGGCCGACCTCAAGGTCTGCGCGACGCCGGCGCTCGCCACCTACATCTTTCCCGAAGCGGTCAAGCGGTTCCGGGTCGACCATCCGGAGGTCAGCCTCGTCATCGAGGGGTTCTCGTCCTCGGAGATCGTCACAAGGCTGCAGACGCACCTGTCGCATCTGGCGGTGACGCTCGCCTTCCCGGAGGTGACCGGCATCGTCCAGGAGCCGCTGATGGAGGCATCGCACGTCTGCGCCGTGCACGAATCCCATCGGTTAGCGCAGAAGGAGGTGGTGACGCCGGAGGATTTCATCGGCGAGGATGTGCTCCGGATCCTGCCGAGCGGCCTCGTCAACTGGAACCGGGTGGCGAAGATCCTCTCCGATGCCGGTGTCGACTACGAGCGCGGCATCGGCATCCAGAACTCCCACACCGGCTACGGCCTCGTCGCGGCGGGGCTGGCCATCGCGCTGATCGAGCCCTTCGCGGCGCCGACCTGGCTCAACAACGGCGTCGTCATCCGCCCGTTCGAGCCGAAGGTGACCTTCCAATACGTCATCGCCCACGCCCAGTCGCTGCAGCAGACCGACACCCAGCGCGCCTTCGCGGAAATCGTCCGGGACCTCTGCCAGGGACCTTGA
- a CDS encoding 2-oxoacid:acceptor oxidoreductase family protein, whose product MATTEIRFSGSGGQGLLLSARIMAAALAGAGRTVAQSNAYEPVSRGGLSRSDLVVSDGEADYPLARRLDYLLILDDAAARASDGLLGAHSLVLVDAERVTTVPEGPFRALRLPFTETARNLGNPRVTNIVALGALTALSGLCPPEPLLASILAMTPAKLERLNQNAFAAGLTMAVAEVA is encoded by the coding sequence ATGGCGACGACGGAAATCCGCTTCAGCGGCAGCGGCGGCCAGGGCCTCCTGCTCTCCGCCCGCATCATGGCGGCGGCGCTCGCCGGCGCCGGCCGCACCGTCGCCCAGTCGAACGCCTATGAGCCGGTCTCGCGCGGCGGCCTCAGCCGCTCCGACCTCGTCGTCAGCGACGGCGAGGCCGACTATCCGTTGGCAAGGCGCCTCGACTACCTGCTGATCCTCGACGATGCTGCGGCGCGGGCTTCGGATGGCCTCCTCGGTGCCCATTCTCTGGTCCTGGTCGATGCCGAACGGGTCACGACCGTCCCCGAAGGCCCCTTCCGCGCGCTCCGGCTCCCCTTCACCGAGACCGCCCGAAACCTCGGCAACCCGCGCGTCACCAACATCGTCGCCCTCGGCGCCCTGACGGCCCTGAGCGGCCTCTGCCCGCCCGAGCCCCTCCTCGCCAGCATCCTCGCCATGACCCCCGCCAAACTCGAACGCCTCAACCAAAACGCCTTCGCCGCCGGTCTGACGATGGCTGTGGCCGAAGTGGCGTGA
- a CDS encoding 2-oxoacid:ferredoxin oxidoreductase subunit beta has translation MNAPLKTDPFDINAWIRQEQMPHFLCPGCGHGIALRALLWAIHDLGLDKDRLAVVSGIGCSGRLSAYIDANTFHTTHGRPLTFATGLKLARPDLHVIVITGDGDCLAIGGNHLIHAARRNLDITCLMLNNEIYGMTGGQVSPTTSEGRYTSTTPAGNTEPTFDACALVAAAGAGFVGRDVTAQVLSLRDLIRQAIAHPGFSFVEVLSDCTEIYGRKNDLGASPEMMLAKKSAMRPFAYRNTVDVPFRPNHLKTGVIARNERPEYGAAYRAMAARQRGEEEA, from the coding sequence ATGAACGCTCCTTTGAAAACCGACCCGTTCGACATCAACGCCTGGATCCGCCAGGAGCAGATGCCGCATTTCCTCTGCCCCGGCTGCGGCCACGGCATCGCGCTCCGCGCCCTCCTGTGGGCGATCCACGACCTCGGCCTCGACAAGGACAGGCTGGCGGTCGTCTCCGGCATCGGCTGTTCCGGCCGGCTCAGCGCCTATATCGACGCCAACACGTTTCATACCACTCACGGCCGGCCGCTGACCTTCGCCACCGGCCTGAAGCTCGCGCGCCCCGACCTCCACGTCATCGTCATCACCGGCGACGGCGACTGCCTTGCCATCGGCGGCAACCACCTGATCCATGCCGCACGGCGCAATCTCGACATCACCTGCCTGATGCTCAACAACGAGATTTACGGCATGACCGGCGGTCAGGTCTCGCCCACCACCTCTGAGGGGCGCTATACCTCGACGACGCCGGCCGGCAACACCGAGCCGACCTTCGATGCCTGCGCGCTCGTTGCCGCTGCCGGGGCCGGCTTCGTCGGCCGGGACGTGACGGCGCAGGTGCTGTCGCTCCGCGACCTGATCCGCCAGGCTATCGCCCATCCGGGCTTCTCCTTCGTGGAGGTGCTCTCGGACTGCACGGAGATCTACGGCCGCAAGAACGACCTCGGCGCCTCGCCGGAGATGATGCTGGCGAAGAAAAGCGCCATGCGCCCCTTCGCCTATCGCAACACGGTCGACGTGCCGTTCCGGCCGAACCATCTGAAGACCGGCGTCATCGCCCGCAACGAGCGGCCGGAATACGGCGCCGCCTACCGGGCGATGGCAGCCCGCCAGCGCGGCGAGGAGGAGGCGTGA
- a CDS encoding 2-oxoacid:acceptor oxidoreductase subunit alpha, which translates to MTALRRNLEGNEACALGAIRAGCRFFAGYPITPSSEVAEVMSRELPKVGGTFVQMEDEIASMGAVIGASMGGVKAMTATSGPGFSLKQENLGYASGAEIPCVIVNVMRGGPSTGMPTRPAQGDIMQARWGTHGDHAIVVLAPASVSEAYSETMRAVALSERLRVPVVVLLDEIIGHLTETVDLAAIPDGPEVWRKFADGPREGFLPYAVTDDLIPPMARPGDGFRAHTTGLTHAPGGFPTQVPAEAAAAVRRTTDKLTLHREEIERWQVLEADDADLLIVAIGISARAARLAIRELRSEGLKAGLFRPVTLWPFPEQALRDVLARSGARTVLVPEMNQGQLVLEVERVLAGRAEARPLNRIDGQAISPDDIAHAAREALA; encoded by the coding sequence ATGACCGCGCTGCGCCGAAACCTGGAAGGCAACGAAGCCTGCGCGCTCGGCGCCATCCGCGCCGGCTGCCGGTTCTTCGCCGGCTACCCGATCACGCCGTCCTCCGAAGTCGCCGAGGTGATGTCGCGCGAACTGCCGAAGGTCGGAGGCACCTTCGTCCAGATGGAGGACGAGATCGCCTCCATGGGCGCGGTGATCGGCGCCTCCATGGGCGGCGTCAAGGCGATGACCGCCACCTCCGGCCCCGGTTTTTCGCTGAAGCAGGAAAACCTCGGCTATGCCTCGGGCGCGGAAATCCCCTGCGTCATCGTCAATGTGATGCGCGGCGGGCCCTCGACCGGCATGCCGACGCGCCCGGCCCAGGGCGACATCATGCAGGCGCGCTGGGGCACCCATGGCGACCACGCCATCGTCGTGCTGGCGCCGGCTTCCGTCAGCGAAGCGTACTCCGAGACGATGCGCGCGGTGGCGCTGTCGGAGAGGCTTCGGGTCCCGGTCGTGGTGCTCCTCGACGAAATCATCGGCCACCTGACCGAGACCGTCGACCTTGCCGCCATTCCCGACGGCCCGGAGGTCTGGCGCAAATTCGCCGACGGCCCGCGCGAGGGTTTTTTGCCCTATGCCGTCACCGACGATCTCATCCCGCCGATGGCGCGGCCCGGCGACGGGTTCAGGGCCCACACCACGGGGCTGACCCACGCGCCAGGCGGCTTCCCGACGCAAGTGCCCGCAGAGGCCGCCGCTGCCGTGCGGCGCACCACCGACAAGCTGACACTGCACCGCGAGGAGATCGAGCGCTGGCAGGTTCTTGAGGCGGACGACGCCGATCTCCTGATCGTCGCCATCGGCATCTCGGCCCGCGCCGCCCGGCTCGCCATCCGCGAGCTCCGATCCGAGGGATTGAAGGCCGGCCTCTTCCGCCCGGTGACGCTCTGGCCGTTCCCGGAACAGGCGCTCCGCGACGTCCTCGCCAGATCGGGCGCCCGCACCGTGCTGGTCCCGGAGATGAACCAGGGGCAACTGGTGCTGGAGGTGGAGCGCGTGCTTGCCGGCAGGGCCGAGGCTCGCCCGCTCAACCGCATCGATGGCCAGGCCATCTCGCCCGACGACATCGCCCACGCCGCAAGGGAGGCGCTGGCATGA
- a CDS encoding 2-oxoacid:acceptor oxidoreductase family protein yields MAMGEKSNRTMNVLIVGVGGQGVIMVSKVLAQLCQADGHDVKQSEVHGMAKRGGGVFSHVRFGPKVWSPTIPEGEVDILVALEWAEGLRWLRHLKPDTGTFIADCQKIVPPFACLSRKRGAEPAYAPQAPEEIIEQVHAGYVMDATTMAANLGNAKAANTVLLGALSTALDFPEDAWLDVISATVPEKSVEINRKAFAEGRAWAGAAPKRIDVTPDGLHKAHVEVHHPEVETVVEIVADWCKGCDICVKICPERCLRLNGQLKAELALPDLCTGCQLCAWLCPDLAITVTNTPVADTPATTKAATEPAE; encoded by the coding sequence ATGGCGATGGGCGAGAAGTCGAACCGCACCATGAACGTGCTGATCGTCGGCGTCGGCGGCCAGGGCGTCATCATGGTCTCAAAGGTGCTGGCGCAGCTCTGCCAGGCCGACGGCCACGACGTGAAGCAGAGCGAGGTCCACGGCATGGCCAAGAGGGGCGGCGGCGTCTTCAGCCACGTCCGCTTCGGCCCCAAGGTCTGGTCGCCGACGATCCCCGAGGGCGAGGTCGATATCCTGGTCGCGCTGGAATGGGCCGAGGGCCTGCGCTGGCTACGCCACCTGAAGCCGGACACCGGCACCTTCATCGCCGACTGCCAGAAGATCGTGCCGCCCTTTGCCTGCCTCAGCCGCAAGCGCGGCGCGGAACCCGCCTATGCGCCCCAGGCGCCGGAGGAGATCATCGAGCAGGTGCACGCCGGCTATGTGATGGACGCAACGACGATGGCCGCCAATCTCGGCAACGCCAAGGCCGCCAACACGGTGCTCCTCGGCGCCCTGTCCACGGCGCTCGATTTCCCCGAGGACGCCTGGCTCGACGTCATCTCCGCGACCGTTCCGGAGAAATCCGTCGAGATCAACCGCAAGGCGTTCGCCGAGGGTCGCGCCTGGGCCGGCGCCGCGCCGAAACGCATCGACGTCACGCCCGACGGGCTCCATAAGGCGCATGTCGAAGTGCACCACCCCGAGGTCGAGACGGTCGTGGAGATCGTCGCGGACTGGTGCAAGGGCTGCGACATCTGCGTGAAGATCTGCCCGGAACGCTGCCTGCGGCTCAACGGCCAGCTCAAGGCGGAGCTGGCGCTGCCGGATCTTTGCACCGGCTGCCAGCTCTGCGCCTGGCTCTGCCCGGACCTCGCGATCACCGTCACCAACACGCCGGTCGCCGATACCCCCGCCACGACCAAAGCCGCCACGGAGCCCGCCGAATGA
- the iorA gene encoding indolepyruvate ferredoxin oxidoreductase subunit alpha — MTEAALAESAADPKPAGAARPLTGNEAIARGVWEAGVRVAAAYPGTPSTEILESVATYPREDIHAQWSTNEKTAMDVAIGASFAGVRAFTAMKHVGLNVAADALMSFSYIGVNGGLVVAVCDDPGIHSSQNEQDSRIYARFAQVPVLEPSDGQEALDFTKAAFDLSEAFDTPVFVRSTTRLSHTRSAVAVGPREAHPGHGFKDRPAKNVMIPAHARRQHGVVLEREKRLKEMLSESPLNRIEAGEGSVGIITSGIAYTYVKECVPDVPVLKLGVTWPLPDRLIQDFCHGLETVIVVEELEPLIEDALKAMGIACHGKTFFPREGEFSPEIVHDGLAAAGLMAPRSNAAPFEFAPMIRPPVLCAGCPHAACFMVLRALDARVAGDIGCYTLAVVEPLKSIDTCVSMGSSIANAVGMAKAGSEEKPIVATIGDSTFLHSGIPPLIDAVYNNADITVFILDNHITAMTGGQDHPGTGKTLRGDVAPRVDFVELVKSLGVQWVEKVDSYDVATMHRQLREATSHRGVSVVISDRPCVLDPVKIKGPALEVDQASCIACQACMNLGCPALTWSEEWHEGRHKVRIDAEACIGCSLCAQLCASHSIRPVH; from the coding sequence ATGACCGAAGCTGCACTGGCTGAGAGCGCCGCCGACCCGAAGCCGGCGGGTGCCGCCCGGCCGCTGACCGGCAACGAGGCCATCGCGCGCGGCGTGTGGGAGGCCGGCGTGCGGGTCGCCGCCGCCTATCCCGGCACGCCCTCCACCGAGATCCTGGAATCCGTTGCGACCTATCCGCGCGAGGACATCCACGCCCAGTGGTCGACCAACGAGAAGACGGCGATGGACGTCGCCATCGGCGCGAGCTTTGCCGGCGTGCGCGCCTTTACCGCCATGAAGCATGTGGGGCTGAACGTTGCCGCCGATGCGCTGATGTCGTTCTCCTATATCGGGGTCAATGGCGGGCTCGTGGTGGCGGTCTGCGACGACCCCGGCATCCATTCCTCCCAGAACGAGCAGGACAGCCGCATCTATGCGCGCTTTGCCCAGGTGCCCGTGCTGGAGCCCTCGGACGGCCAGGAGGCGCTGGACTTCACCAAGGCCGCCTTCGACCTTTCCGAGGCATTCGATACCCCCGTCTTCGTGCGCTCCACCACCCGCCTGTCGCACACCCGAAGCGCCGTCGCCGTCGGTCCCCGCGAGGCGCATCCGGGGCATGGCTTCAAGGACCGCCCCGCAAAGAACGTCATGATCCCGGCCCATGCCAGGCGCCAGCATGGCGTGGTGCTGGAGCGGGAAAAGCGGTTGAAGGAGATGCTTTCCGAGAGCCCCCTCAACCGCATCGAGGCGGGCGAGGGCAGCGTCGGCATCATCACCTCCGGCATCGCCTATACCTACGTCAAGGAATGCGTGCCCGACGTGCCGGTGCTGAAACTCGGCGTCACCTGGCCGCTGCCGGACCGGCTGATCCAGGATTTCTGCCATGGCCTTGAGACGGTCATCGTCGTCGAAGAACTCGAACCCCTGATCGAGGATGCGCTGAAGGCGATGGGGATCGCCTGCCACGGCAAGACCTTTTTTCCGCGCGAGGGCGAGTTCTCGCCGGAGATCGTCCATGACGGGCTTGCCGCCGCCGGGCTGATGGCGCCGCGCAGCAACGCCGCGCCGTTCGAGTTCGCGCCGATGATCCGCCCGCCGGTGCTCTGCGCCGGCTGCCCGCACGCGGCCTGCTTCATGGTGCTGCGCGCGCTCGATGCCCGGGTCGCCGGCGATATCGGCTGCTACACGCTTGCCGTGGTCGAACCGCTCAAGTCCATCGACACCTGCGTTTCCATGGGCTCCAGCATCGCCAACGCCGTCGGCATGGCCAAGGCCGGCAGCGAGGAAAAGCCCATCGTCGCCACCATCGGCGATTCCACGTTCCTCCATTCCGGCATCCCGCCGCTGATCGATGCGGTCTACAACAACGCCGACATCACCGTCTTCATCCTCGACAACCACATCACCGCAATGACCGGCGGCCAGGACCATCCGGGCACCGGAAAGACCCTGCGCGGCGACGTGGCCCCGCGGGTCGATTTCGTCGAGCTCGTCAAGTCACTCGGTGTCCAGTGGGTGGAAAAGGTCGACAGCTACGACGTCGCGACCATGCACCGCCAGCTTCGCGAGGCCACAAGCCACAGGGGCGTCTCAGTGGTGATTTCCGACCGCCCTTGCGTCCTCGACCCGGTCAAGATCAAGGGCCCGGCGCTGGAGGTCGATCAGGCAAGCTGCATCGCCTGCCAGGCCTGCATGAACCTCGGCTGCCCGGCGCTGACCTGGTCGGAGGAATGGCACGAGGGCCGCCACAAGGTGCGGATCGACGCGGAAGCCTGCATCGGCTGCAGCCTCTGCGCCCAGCTCTGCGCCTCCCACTCGATCCGGCCGGTGCACTAG
- a CDS encoding CIA30 family protein: MRTMLGLFAAALLLAASIGNAIGGEKVIDDFRSNPDQRWRFIADTVMGGVSTGKVAFRTEGGVSFAEMTGEVSTANNGGFIQFRRKVNAPPEGITGVRLVARGNGQRYFVHLRTSGMMMPWQYYQAPFEAGSGWREIPIPLTAFKRSGSLLRKVPWAASIRSVGIVAYGQDHTAKVQVREIGWY, translated from the coding sequence ATGCGGACCATGCTCGGGCTTTTCGCCGCCGCGCTTTTGCTGGCGGCATCGATCGGCAACGCAATCGGTGGAGAAAAAGTGATCGACGATTTCCGCTCCAATCCCGACCAGAGATGGCGCTTCATCGCCGACACGGTCATGGGCGGCGTCTCCACGGGCAAGGTTGCCTTCCGGACGGAAGGCGGCGTTTCCTTCGCGGAGATGACCGGTGAGGTCAGCACGGCGAACAATGGCGGCTTCATCCAGTTCAGGCGAAAGGTCAATGCGCCACCCGAAGGGATCACCGGTGTGCGGCTCGTCGCCCGCGGCAACGGCCAGCGCTATTTCGTGCATCTGCGCACCAGCGGGATGATGATGCCCTGGCAGTACTATCAGGCGCCGTTCGAGGCGGGATCGGGATGGCGCGAGATCCCCATCCCGCTGACGGCGTTCAAGCGCTCCGGATCCTTGCTGCGCAAAGTGCCGTGGGCTGCATCGATCAGGTCCGTCGGCATCGTCGCCTACGGGCAAGACCACACGGCGAAGGTCCAGGTGCGCGAGATCGGCTGGTACTGA
- a CDS encoding TCR/Tet family MFS transporter, producing the protein MQETRAPAGGDPSSENNKAAPASAKAIVFILITVVIDVTGLGIIIPVLPRLIGEVSGGSMADAAVIGGWLMFAYAFMQFLSAPLLGNLSDRLGRRPVLLVGLACLGIDYTIMALAQTLGWLFAGRILAGMAAATFVTAFAYVADVSAPEKRAANFGLVGMSFGVGFVIGPALGGLLGALDTRAPFVVASLLCFANVAFGLFVLPESLRPESRRRFDWRRANPVGSVLRYWKVKPILMLIAAFALLELALHVYPAIWAYFTPAVYGWSTTEVGLSLALFGILLAFAEGVVLRFALARFGEHKVVIGSTALAIVTFLLFAFVTSGAWAYGVMVLASLSGLGSNAMKGLAANAVDESEQGEVQGAIMSAKAAVFFVAPPILTGLFSAFSGGVAWLPVFPGAPFLLAALIGALVFVPYFAARRRGIRDSAGADGMLR; encoded by the coding sequence ATGCAAGAGACGCGCGCGCCCGCTGGCGGGGACCCTTCATCCGAGAACAACAAGGCGGCCCCGGCGTCGGCGAAGGCCATCGTCTTCATCCTGATCACCGTCGTCATCGACGTCACCGGCCTCGGCATCATCATCCCGGTGCTGCCGCGGCTGATCGGCGAGGTCTCGGGCGGCTCGATGGCCGATGCGGCGGTGATCGGCGGCTGGCTGATGTTCGCCTATGCCTTCATGCAGTTCCTGTCGGCGCCGCTCCTCGGCAATCTCTCCGACCGTCTCGGCCGCCGGCCCGTGCTTCTCGTCGGCCTCGCCTGCCTCGGAATTGATTACACGATCATGGCGCTGGCGCAGACGCTCGGCTGGCTGTTCGCCGGGCGCATCCTCGCCGGCATGGCGGCGGCGACGTTCGTTACCGCCTTTGCCTATGTGGCCGACGTCTCCGCGCCGGAAAAGCGGGCCGCCAATTTCGGCCTCGTCGGCATGTCGTTCGGCGTCGGATTCGTCATCGGCCCGGCGCTCGGCGGGCTCCTCGGCGCGCTCGACACGCGGGCGCCGTTCGTCGTTGCCAGCCTTCTCTGCTTTGCCAATGTGGCCTTTGGGCTCTTCGTTCTGCCGGAGAGCCTGAGGCCCGAAAGTCGGCGCCGGTTCGACTGGCGCCGCGCCAATCCCGTTGGCTCGGTGCTCCGCTACTGGAAGGTCAAGCCGATCCTCATGCTGATCGCCGCCTTCGCACTGCTGGAGCTGGCGCTCCATGTCTATCCGGCGATCTGGGCCTATTTCACGCCCGCGGTCTATGGCTGGTCGACGACCGAGGTCGGGTTGTCGCTCGCCCTCTTCGGCATCCTCTTGGCCTTCGCCGAGGGCGTCGTTCTGCGCTTTGCCCTTGCGCGGTTCGGCGAGCACAAAGTGGTCATCGGCTCGACCGCGCTCGCGATCGTCACGTTCCTCTTGTTCGCCTTCGTCACCAGCGGGGCCTGGGCCTATGGGGTGATGGTGCTGGCATCGCTCTCCGGCCTCGGGTCGAACGCCATGAAGGGGCTGGCCGCCAATGCGGTGGACGAGAGCGAACAGGGCGAGGTGCAGGGCGCGATCATGAGCGCCAAGGCGGCCGTCTTCTTCGTCGCGCCGCCGATCCTGACGGGTCTCTTCTCGGCCTTTTCGGGCGGCGTTGCCTGGCTGCCGGTGTTCCCCGGCGCGCCTTTCCTGCTGGCGGCCCTGATCGGAGCCCTCGTCTTCGTACCCTATTTCGCCGCGCGCCGGCGCGGCATAAGGGATTCGGCGGGGGCGGACGGCATGCTGCGCTGA
- a CDS encoding bifunctional 4-hydroxy-2-oxoglutarate aldolase/2-dehydro-3-deoxy-phosphogluconate aldolase — translation MLEELLKRRIIPVIVIEDAADAEPLAEALLKGGIDIIEVTFRTAAAEAAIGRIAKAFPDMMLGAGTVLTTEQADRALGAGARFGFAPGLNAKVVKHFQDAGGLFMPGVMTPSEIEQGLELGCKVLKFFPAAQAGGPAMIKALAGPYASQGLKFSPTGGITLDNMMDYLSLPVVSAIGGSWLATKKQIADKDWTAITNQAKAALARAAG, via the coding sequence ATGCTCGAAGAGCTTTTAAAACGGCGCATCATCCCGGTCATCGTCATCGAGGACGCGGCCGACGCCGAACCCCTCGCCGAAGCCTTGCTCAAGGGCGGCATCGACATCATCGAAGTCACGTTCCGCACGGCAGCGGCCGAGGCCGCCATAGGGCGGATCGCCAAGGCCTTCCCGGACATGATGCTCGGCGCCGGCACCGTGCTGACGACGGAGCAGGCGGATCGCGCCTTGGGAGCCGGCGCCCGCTTCGGCTTCGCGCCGGGCTTGAACGCCAAGGTCGTGAAGCACTTCCAGGACGCCGGCGGCCTCTTCATGCCGGGCGTCATGACCCCCTCGGAGATCGAACAGGGCCTGGAACTCGGCTGCAAAGTGCTGAAATTCTTCCCCGCCGCCCAGGCCGGCGGCCCGGCGATGATCAAGGCGCTCGCCGGCCCCTATGCCAGCCAGGGCCTCAAATTCTCGCCCACCGGCGGCATCACCCTCGACAACATGATGGACTACCTCTCCCTCCCCGTCGTCTCCGCCATCGGCGGCTCCTGGCTGGCAACGAAAAAGCAGATCGCCGACAAGGACTGGACCGCCATCACCAACCAGGCCAAAGCCGCCCTCGCGCGCGCCGCGGGATAG
- a CDS encoding sugar kinase has product MSTEKTLHIRAAEECRYDIVSLGEVMLRLDPGEGRIRTARQFRAWEGGGEYNVARGLRRCFGMRAGVVTAFADNELGLLMEDFILQGGVDTSLIKWVPYDGIGRSVRNGLNFTERGFGIRGAVGCSDRGNTAASQLKPGDVDWDHLFGTLGVRWFHTGGIFAALSETTGPVVIEAAKAAEKHGTIVSYDLNYRPSLWKGFGGIDKCREINREIARHVDVMIGNEEDFTACLGFEVEGVDDNLTDLDTGAFGRMIAKAVAEYPNFKATATTMRGVKTATVNDWGAMCWMDGKFHTATHRPELEIMDRVGGGDSFASGFIYGLMTFGDPQKAVEYGAAHGALAMTTPGDTTMASLKEVEKLVGGGGARVDR; this is encoded by the coding sequence ATGAGTACCGAAAAGACCCTCCACATCCGCGCGGCAGAAGAGTGCCGCTACGACATCGTCTCGCTCGGCGAGGTCATGCTCCGCCTCGATCCGGGCGAAGGCCGCATCCGCACCGCGCGCCAGTTCCGCGCCTGGGAAGGCGGCGGCGAGTACAACGTCGCCCGCGGCCTCCGGCGCTGCTTCGGCATGCGCGCCGGCGTCGTCACCGCCTTCGCCGACAACGAGCTCGGCCTCCTGATGGAGGACTTCATCCTCCAGGGCGGCGTCGACACCTCGCTGATCAAATGGGTGCCCTATGACGGCATCGGCCGCTCCGTGCGCAACGGCCTCAACTTCACCGAACGCGGCTTCGGCATCCGCGGCGCCGTCGGCTGCTCCGACCGCGGCAACACCGCCGCCTCGCAACTGAAGCCCGGCGACGTCGACTGGGATCACCTGTTCGGGACCCTTGGCGTGCGCTGGTTCCACACCGGCGGCATCTTCGCGGCCCTGTCGGAAACCACCGGCCCGGTCGTCATCGAGGCGGCGAAGGCAGCCGAAAAGCACGGCACCATCGTCTCCTACGACCTCAACTACCGCCCCTCGCTCTGGAAGGGTTTCGGCGGCATCGACAAGTGCCGCGAGATCAACCGCGAGATCGCTCGCCATGTCGACGTCATGATCGGCAACGAGGAAGACTTCACCGCCTGCCTCGGCTTTGAGGTCGAGGGCGTCGACGACAACCTCACCGACCTCGACACCGGCGCCTTCGGCCGCATGATCGCAAAGGCCGTTGCCGAATACCCGAACTTCAAGGCGACGGCGACGACCATGCGCGGGGTGAAGACCGCCACCGTCAACGACTGGGGCGCCATGTGCTGGATGGACGGGAAATTCCACACCGCCACCCACCGCCCCGAGCTTGAGATCATGGACCGGGTCGGCGGCGGCGACAGCTTTGCGTCCGGCTTCATCTACGGCCTGATGACCTTCGGCGATCCCCAGAAAGCGGTCGAGTACGGCGCCGCCCATGGCGCGCTCGCCATGACGACGCCGGGCGACACCACCATGGCCTCGCTGAAGGAGGTCGAAAAACTGGTCGGCGGCGGCGGTGCCCGCGTCGACCGGTGA